The following nucleotide sequence is from Apium graveolens cultivar Ventura chromosome 4, ASM990537v1, whole genome shotgun sequence.
ACTTAAGAATCATTGGGATGCGATGAGAGAAGATTACAATTTTTTTAGGAAATTGAAGTTTGGGCAAACTGGTTTGGGATGGAACGAGTTCACAAAATAATTTGAAGCGTCTGATGAATGGTGGAAGGAGAAAATTAAGGTACATCTTTTACAATTTACGAGTTTATTCAAGTATTTGCTGCTTTCAATTCAATTTGTAATATTTTGTTATCTGTGTTTGTTGCTCAGTACACTTCTCATATTATTCGTGGACCTTTGACATGGTTGATGGTACTAACTGCAAATCTATGTGCATCTAATTAAATGACTTTGGAGGTCAAAATTGAATTTATGTTTTCTTAAAACACAAATTGCCATGTTTGATGGTAGTTATACTAAATGTGTTTGTAATGTTTAAGTTTGAATAGGGTCTGGTACAGGGAGAGTAAATTATGTGCGTTCCAACTTTTTTTAAGAACTCCCTGGGATAAACTTACCTACCTGGGAACTGGTGGGCAGCAGCTTCTTCTCTGCTATCAGCATGtgaattttgataatgtttcctATTGGTTACCTCTACTTTGACTCTCGTTATACTGCTATTTGTGTGTGTACACTCTTTGTTTCCTAACTTCTATGTACCTGAAGTTGGATCGTGTCTTTATGACATCTATTATGAGTTTGtcaattttataattaaattattgTACTAGTCTTTTAGTTTGTGATTTATTTTCTCATACAAAATTTCAAGAGTTTCACCATTTATACAAGATTTTGTTACACTCTGTTACACCATTAATTGCCTGCAGTTTATTTGCTTATAGCTATTTACCTAGATATTTAATTTACAAATTGGCATGATTACCTACATTTGATTTGCTTATGGGCTGTATGACGCAAGTGTGCTTTTAAATTTTGCATTAGTTTTGCGTGTAGTAGCATTTACTGTTTAACTAGGGAAAAAAGATGCATAGATTATTTAATAACTTCTTGTCAGACACTCGGATCCCTGTCAGACACTCGGATCCCTGTACTCGTGTTTAAGCAGTAAACTGCAGCTCTTAGTGATGTACTAGTAATTGTTGTTAATTACCAATAATTAACAATCTCAATACCTTACTGTCAAGAGGAGGCTTTAATTGGATTATATGACATTCAACGCTTCCCTCACTCTACAAGCTACTGTAACAAACTTTGCTACACAGTGCTTACTGCAGATTTGTTGTTTTCTGTTCTTTTACGTTGTTCGGTCATTTCTTCCAGGCTTTTAAGTGATGTGCTCACTGCTTGTTACTTGTTAATTCTCGCAGGAGAATAAAAAATTTAGCAAATTCGGAAATAAGGATATGACGTATTTCGTCAATTACTATGATACCTTGTTCGGTGATATCATTGCAACCGGTGAGCGGGCAAAAGCTGCGAATAAATACTATGCGGTGGATTTAGAGGAGGGTGAAGATATTCCAGATTTTGGAGAAGACGATGGGAATGAAGGCAGCGGTGACAGCGACGATAACAATTATGAAACACCACAACCAGCATCGCAGAATCTATTTCCTACAAACTCTTTCAGATCTAGTTCGAGCAGTGGCCAAAAAAGAAAGAAATCTGGAGCAGAGTTCGTTCGGGAAGGGCTTGATGGTTTAGTGGCAGCCATGTCTTGCAAGAGTACTGCTGTTAGTACAGAAGACCGCACTTTGGACAAAGCAATTTTCGTGCTTGACGCCATGCCGGAAGTTGATGCGGGCAGTGACTTGTATTTCTTTACTCAGCGGTATATTTTGAACA
It contains:
- the LOC141717156 gene encoding uncharacterized protein LOC141717156, with product MTYFVNYYDTLFGDIIATGERAKAANKYYAVDLEEGEDIPDFGEDDGNEGSGDSDDNNYETPQPASQNLFPTNSFRSSSSSGQKRKKSGAEFVREGLDGLVAAMSCKSTAVSTEDRTLDKAIFVLDAMPEVDAGSDLYFFTQRYILNTENRTLFLKVRNNELVIPKKLTMRFTEGGLNVNLKTFSSFEQFQRLSVLMNSCV